Proteins encoded in a region of the Trypanosoma brucei gambiense DAL972 chromosome 11, complete sequence genome:
- a CDS encoding protein kinase, putative, with protein sequence MSTGKIIGDHRYLIEGLIAKGTFSNVHRCVDLTTDKVYAVKVISKSVIESQNMSVTVVREVSAMEAAPPSPYLVRLVDKLVSSRNYYLVMNVVEGCTLLDVIEKKYRPRPPLRWVRSIFRQLLNGLYTLHGANVVHRDIKPENLLLNRSYTRLVISDFGFACCAPPGRSLHHSCGTMNYCAPELLVPKPAYDGRKVDVWAAGVTLYVMIFGVHPFQARKEGCADSLAEVITSGAYTLPHSLQPELEHLLSVMLEPDPALRWSVRKLLRHVWVLGGMVGGVTGRSSLRLTTPTPGSTGVANRDANTPEDYVVRSRFARALRADDTDPSARQFRSCPDLRREMNNFLDACDSDGEDAEWDGDFSNGNSTHDGYTKFSSLNVSLTDIGRGRQPSDLDGFSESTAFATNGSYSSLFSADQLLLDPDETPDTPKGDFLLTVRVIVNFALFCTTLVIVAALRFLFDVPVRDLPLPPFVISIMEYLLVPPHERLAQSFEVRRMRHRFPCAALRRLVASAERAIQRSSWCRRIMPVRGVDEGTDVPLGTGRRGIVLRWLEKN encoded by the coding sequence ATGTCTACGGGAAAGATAATTGGTGATCACAGATACTTGATTGAGGGCCTTATTGCAAAGGGAACCTTTAGTAATGTACATCGCTGCGTGGACTTGACAACAGACAAGGTCTACGCGGTAAAGGTTATAAGTAAATCGGTAATTGAATCGCAGAACATGAGTGTGACCGTGGTTAGAGAGGTGAGTGCTATGGAGGCTGCACCTCCTTCGCCATATTTGGTGAGGCTCGTTGACAAACTTGTTTCGTCTCGTAACTATTATCTTGTTATGAATGTGGTGGAGGGTTGCACACTTCTAGACGtcattgaaaaaaaatatcgaCCCAGACCGCCACTGCGGTGGGTACGATCTATATTTCGACAGTTGCTAAATGGCCTCTACACACTTCATGGGGCAAATGTAGTACATCGTGACATTAAGCCGGAAAACTTGCTGCTGAATAGGAGTTACACCCGACTTGTTATATCGGATTTCGGTTTTGCCTGCTGTGCCCCACCCGGCCGATCGCTTCACCATTCGTGCGGCACGATGAATTACTGTGCCCCTGAGTTATTAGTACCCAAACCGGCTTACGATGGCCGAAAGGTTGACGTGTGGGCTGCGGGGGTCACACTGTATGTTATGATCTTCGGCGTTCACCCTTTTCAGGCTCGTAAAGAAGGTTGTGCGGATAGCCTTGCTGAGGTAATCACCTCCGGTGCGTACACTCTTCCGCACAGCCTTCAACCTGAACTCGAGCACCTTCTTTCAGTTATGCTCGAGCCAGACCCTGCGTTGCGATGGTCTGTCAGGAAGCTGCTGAGACATGTATGGGTGCTGGGCGGTATGGTGGGCGGAGTCACGGGTCGATCATCGTTGAGGCTCACCACACCTACCCCTGGATCCACAGGAGTAGCGAATCGAGATGCAAACACGCCGGAAGACTATGTCGTGCGTTCTCGGTTCGCCCGGGCACTgcgtgcggatgatactgatCCTTCAGCGAGGCAGTTTCGCTCTTGCCCCGATTTGCGCCGCGAAATGAATAATTTCCTTGATGCCTGCGATAGTGATGGGGAGGACGCCGAGTGGGATGGTGATTTTAGCAATGGCAACAGCACTCACGATGGTTACACTAAGTTTAGTAGTTTGAACGTTAGTTTAACCGATATTGGAAGGGGGAGGCAACCTTCGGACCTAGACGGCTTCTCTGAGTCTACTGCTTTCGCAACCAATGGGAGCTACAGCTCCTTGTTTTCGGCAGACCAACTGTTATTGGACCCAGACGAAACTCCAGATACACCTAAAGGTGATTTTCTGCTTACGGTGAGGGTCATCGTCAActttgcacttttttgtACCACCCTGGTAATTGTGGCTGCACTTCGGTTTTTGTTTGACGTCCCTGTAAGAGACCTGCCTTTGCCTCCATTTGTCATTAGTATAATGGAGTATCTGCTGGTGCCACCGCATGAAAGGCTTGCTCAGAGTTTTGAGGTGCGTCGCATGCGTCACCGCTTTCCCTGTGCTGCGCTGAGGCGGCTGGTGGCGTCTGCGGAGCGCGCCATTCAGCGATCAAGTTGGTGTCGCCGGATTATGCCGGTTCGTGGAGTTGACGAAGGGACGGATGTGCCGCTTGGGACTGGAAGACGTGGCATTGTGCTCCGTTGGCTGGAGAAGAACTAG